Proteins encoded within one genomic window of Setaria italica strain Yugu1 chromosome IV, Setaria_italica_v2.0, whole genome shotgun sequence:
- the LOC101786048 gene encoding cysteine synthase isoform X1, with product MEAYQPLCSVKDRCALRMIEDAEERGLISPGVTTLIEPTSGNMGLGLVLIAIHKGYRFIAVVPAKYSLDKQILLRYMGAELYLTDPALGFQGMWDKVEQLQKELPNVHVLDQTTNKANSEAHFRLTGPEIWKDTAGKVDIFVAASGSGGTVSGVGKYLKMQNPGVQIVCVEPVESPVISGGAPGKHKIQGIGPGFLPEVLDMSAIDETVTVTTEEAMANARRLAKEEGLLVGISSGANLAACLKIASREENKGKMIVTMFPSGGERYMNSDLFADTPSPLCDFEQWIDTEIKLEDKEEMQEMLRWKAEKKETMEKRRREEAAEKEHKEEEERRRVAANREEREKKLERARRAKVAIEENPDALRKGKWHRCT from the exons ATGGAGGCGTACCAGCCGCTCTGCTCCGTCAAGGATCGATGCGCTTTGAG AATGATAGAAGATGCAGAGGAGAGAGGACTGATTTCACCTGGTGTCACCACACTAATCGAGCCAACAAGTGGTAACATGGGGTTAGGATTGGTTCTCATTGCTATTCACAAAGGTTACAGGTTTATAGCTGTTGTGCCAGCTAAATATTCACTTGACAAGCAGATCTTGTTGAGATACATGGGTGCTGAGCTGTATTTAACTG ATCCCGCCCTCGGCTTTCAAGGCATGTGGGACAAGGTTGAACAGCTCCAAAAAGAATTGCCCAATGTACATGTTCTTGATCAAACTACCAATAAAGCAAATTCTGAAGCACACTTCAGATTAACTG GACCTGAGATTTGGAAGGACACAGCCGGCAAGGTGGACATTTTTGTGGCTGCTTCAGGCTCGGGAGGTACTGTATCCGGTGTGGGGAAGTATCTGAAAATGCAAAACCCAGGCGTCCAAATCGTTTGCGTTGAGCCTGTAGAGAGCCCAGTCATTTCAG GTGGCGCCCCTGGCAAGCACAAAATCCAGGGAATAGGACCAGGATTTCTACCTGAAGTCCTGGACATGTCGGCCATCGACGAGACTGTCACGGTGACCACTGAGGAGGCAATGGCGAATGCGAGGAGGCTGGCGAAGGAGGAGGGCCTGCTTGTGGGCATTTCTTCAGGAGCAAACCTGGCAGCTTGCTTGAAG ATTGCATCGAGAGAAGAGAACAAGGGGAAGATGATCGTCACCATGTTCCCAAGCGGTGGCGAGAGATACATGAACTCCGACCTGTTTGCAGAT accccttcaccgctctgtgattttgagcagtggatcgacactgagatcaagcttgaagacaaggaggagatgcaggAAATGTTGCGTTGGAAGGCAGAGAAGAAGGAGACAATGGAGAAGAGACgtagagaggaggctgcagaaaaggagcacaaggaagaggaggaaaggaggcgtgtagctgcgaacagggaggagagggagaagaagcttgagcgtgcacgccgagcgaaagtagcgattgaggagaatcccgatgccctgaggaagggaaagtggcatCGTTGCACATAG
- the LOC101786048 gene encoding cysteine synthase, chloroplastic/chromoplastic isoform X4, protein MEAYQPLCSVKDRCALRMIEDAEERGLISPGVTTLIEPTSGNMGLGLVLIAIHKGYRFIAVVPAKYSLDKQILLRYMGAELYLTDPALGFQGMWDKVEQLQKELPNVHVLDQTTNKANSEAHFRLTGPEIWKDTAGKVDIFVAASGSGGTVSGVGKYLKMQNPGVQIVCVEPVESPVISGGAPGKHKIQGIGPGFLPEVLDMSAIDETVTVTTEEAMANARRLAKEEGLLVGISSGANLAACLKIASREENKGKMIVTMFPSGGERYMNSDLFADDRCPWF, encoded by the exons ATGGAGGCGTACCAGCCGCTCTGCTCCGTCAAGGATCGATGCGCTTTGAG AATGATAGAAGATGCAGAGGAGAGAGGACTGATTTCACCTGGTGTCACCACACTAATCGAGCCAACAAGTGGTAACATGGGGTTAGGATTGGTTCTCATTGCTATTCACAAAGGTTACAGGTTTATAGCTGTTGTGCCAGCTAAATATTCACTTGACAAGCAGATCTTGTTGAGATACATGGGTGCTGAGCTGTATTTAACTG ATCCCGCCCTCGGCTTTCAAGGCATGTGGGACAAGGTTGAACAGCTCCAAAAAGAATTGCCCAATGTACATGTTCTTGATCAAACTACCAATAAAGCAAATTCTGAAGCACACTTCAGATTAACTG GACCTGAGATTTGGAAGGACACAGCCGGCAAGGTGGACATTTTTGTGGCTGCTTCAGGCTCGGGAGGTACTGTATCCGGTGTGGGGAAGTATCTGAAAATGCAAAACCCAGGCGTCCAAATCGTTTGCGTTGAGCCTGTAGAGAGCCCAGTCATTTCAG GTGGCGCCCCTGGCAAGCACAAAATCCAGGGAATAGGACCAGGATTTCTACCTGAAGTCCTGGACATGTCGGCCATCGACGAGACTGTCACGGTGACCACTGAGGAGGCAATGGCGAATGCGAGGAGGCTGGCGAAGGAGGAGGGCCTGCTTGTGGGCATTTCTTCAGGAGCAAACCTGGCAGCTTGCTTGAAG ATTGCATCGAGAGAAGAGAACAAGGGGAAGATGATCGTCACCATGTTCCCAAGCGGTGGCGAGAGATACATGAACTCCGACCTGTTTGCAGAT GATCGTTGTCCTTGGTTCTAG
- the LOC101786048 gene encoding cysteine synthase, chloroplastic/chromoplastic isoform X3 produces MEAYQPLCSVKDRCALRMIEDAEERGLISPGVTTLIEPTSGNMGLGLVLIAIHKGYRFIAVVPAKYSLDKQILLRYMGAELYLTDPALGFQGMWDKVEQLQKELPNVHVLDQTTNKANSEAHFRLTGPEIWKDTAGKVDIFVAASGSGGTVSGVGKYLKMQNPGVQIVCVEPVESPVISGGAPGKHKIQGIGPGFLPEVLDMSAIDETVTVTTEEAMANARRLAKEEGLLVGISSGANLAACLKIASREENKGKMIVTMFPSGGERYMNSDLFADLYRLCKK; encoded by the exons ATGGAGGCGTACCAGCCGCTCTGCTCCGTCAAGGATCGATGCGCTTTGAG AATGATAGAAGATGCAGAGGAGAGAGGACTGATTTCACCTGGTGTCACCACACTAATCGAGCCAACAAGTGGTAACATGGGGTTAGGATTGGTTCTCATTGCTATTCACAAAGGTTACAGGTTTATAGCTGTTGTGCCAGCTAAATATTCACTTGACAAGCAGATCTTGTTGAGATACATGGGTGCTGAGCTGTATTTAACTG ATCCCGCCCTCGGCTTTCAAGGCATGTGGGACAAGGTTGAACAGCTCCAAAAAGAATTGCCCAATGTACATGTTCTTGATCAAACTACCAATAAAGCAAATTCTGAAGCACACTTCAGATTAACTG GACCTGAGATTTGGAAGGACACAGCCGGCAAGGTGGACATTTTTGTGGCTGCTTCAGGCTCGGGAGGTACTGTATCCGGTGTGGGGAAGTATCTGAAAATGCAAAACCCAGGCGTCCAAATCGTTTGCGTTGAGCCTGTAGAGAGCCCAGTCATTTCAG GTGGCGCCCCTGGCAAGCACAAAATCCAGGGAATAGGACCAGGATTTCTACCTGAAGTCCTGGACATGTCGGCCATCGACGAGACTGTCACGGTGACCACTGAGGAGGCAATGGCGAATGCGAGGAGGCTGGCGAAGGAGGAGGGCCTGCTTGTGGGCATTTCTTCAGGAGCAAACCTGGCAGCTTGCTTGAAG ATTGCATCGAGAGAAGAGAACAAGGGGAAGATGATCGTCACCATGTTCCCAAGCGGTGGCGAGAGATACATGAACTCCGACCTGTTTGCAGAT TTGTATCGTTTGTGTAAAAAATAA
- the LOC101786048 gene encoding cysteine synthase, chloroplastic/chromoplastic isoform X2, translated as MEAYQPLCSVKDRCALRMIEDAEERGLISPGVTTLIEPTSGNMGLGLVLIAIHKGYRFIAVVPAKYSLDKQILLRYMGAELYLTDPALGFQGMWDKVEQLQKELPNVHVLDQTTNKANSEAHFRLTGPEIWKDTAGKVDIFVAASGSGGTVSGVGKYLKMQNPGVQIVCVEPVESPVISGGAPGKHKIQGIGPGFLPEVLDMSAIDETVTVTTEEAMANARRLAKEEGLLVGISSGANLAACLKIASREENKGKMIVTMFPSGGERYMNSDLFADVREECIAMAF; from the exons ATGGAGGCGTACCAGCCGCTCTGCTCCGTCAAGGATCGATGCGCTTTGAG AATGATAGAAGATGCAGAGGAGAGAGGACTGATTTCACCTGGTGTCACCACACTAATCGAGCCAACAAGTGGTAACATGGGGTTAGGATTGGTTCTCATTGCTATTCACAAAGGTTACAGGTTTATAGCTGTTGTGCCAGCTAAATATTCACTTGACAAGCAGATCTTGTTGAGATACATGGGTGCTGAGCTGTATTTAACTG ATCCCGCCCTCGGCTTTCAAGGCATGTGGGACAAGGTTGAACAGCTCCAAAAAGAATTGCCCAATGTACATGTTCTTGATCAAACTACCAATAAAGCAAATTCTGAAGCACACTTCAGATTAACTG GACCTGAGATTTGGAAGGACACAGCCGGCAAGGTGGACATTTTTGTGGCTGCTTCAGGCTCGGGAGGTACTGTATCCGGTGTGGGGAAGTATCTGAAAATGCAAAACCCAGGCGTCCAAATCGTTTGCGTTGAGCCTGTAGAGAGCCCAGTCATTTCAG GTGGCGCCCCTGGCAAGCACAAAATCCAGGGAATAGGACCAGGATTTCTACCTGAAGTCCTGGACATGTCGGCCATCGACGAGACTGTCACGGTGACCACTGAGGAGGCAATGGCGAATGCGAGGAGGCTGGCGAAGGAGGAGGGCCTGCTTGTGGGCATTTCTTCAGGAGCAAACCTGGCAGCTTGCTTGAAG ATTGCATCGAGAGAAGAGAACAAGGGGAAGATGATCGTCACCATGTTCCCAAGCGGTGGCGAGAGATACATGAACTCCGACCTGTTTGCAGATGTAAGAGAGGAGTGTATTGCCATGGCATTCtga